Proteins found in one Acanthopagrus latus isolate v.2019 chromosome 3, fAcaLat1.1, whole genome shotgun sequence genomic segment:
- the ssr2 gene encoding translocon-associated protein subunit beta, translating into MTKMLHVFLVLALLGLGSGDEGARLLASKSLLNRYAVEGRDLTLQYNIYNVGSSAALEVELSDDSFPPEDFGIVSGMLNVKWDRIAPASNVSHTVVLRPLKAGYFNFTSASVSYLAQEGGQVVVGYTSAPGQGGILAQREFDRRFSPHYLDWAAFGVMTLPSIGIPLLLWYSSKRKYDSPKAKKN; encoded by the exons ATGACGAAGATGCTGCATGTGTTTCTGGTCCTGGCTCTGCTCGGTCTGGGTTCAGGAGACGAGGGAGCCCGTTTACTGGCCTCTAAATCCCTGCTGAACCGCTATGCTGTGGAGGGCCGAGACCTCACCCTGCAGTACAACATCTACAACGTGGGCTCCAG TGCTGCTCTCGAAGTGGAGCTGTCGGATGATTCTTTCCCTCCTGAAGACTTTGGAATCGTTTCAGGAATGCTGAATGTCAAATGGGACAGGATTGCACC AGCCAGCAATGTGTCTCACACAGTGGTGTTGCGACCCCTGAAGGCTGGATATTTCAACTTCACATCTGCTTCTGTCAGCTACCTGGCCCAGGAGGGAGGACAAGTCGTG GTTGGCTACACCAGTGCCCCTGGCCAAGGAGGCATCCTAGCTCAGAGGGAGTTCGACCGGCGCTTCTCCCCACACTAT CTGGACTGGGCTGCATTTGGTGTAATGACTCTGCCCTCCATTGGtatccctctgctcctctggtACTCCAGCAAAAGGAAGTACGACTCGCCAAAGGCAAAGAAGAACTGA
- the sostdc1b gene encoding sclerostin domain-containing protein 1b, whose translation MLRPAHGLQLLALLLLLRRSTSAVHNDATESGHTQLVPDTPDEPANEDTNQANNGGRRQTGAVRDGPDQSQVGCRELRSTKYISDGQCTSINPIKELVCAGECLPAHLLPNWIGGGSYTGRYWSRRDAQEWRCVIDRTRTQRIRLQCQDGSSRTYKITVVTSCKCKRYTRDQNDSGHKDTSIHSGKPRKNQRKGGLPEERAGRQSDN comes from the exons ATGCTCCGTCCTGCCCACGGCCTTCAACTGCTCGCGCTCCTACTGTTGCTGAGAAGGAGCACCTCGGCTGTTCACAACGACGCCACAGAGTCCGGTCATACTCAGCTGGTCCCCGACACACCGGACGAGCCGGCTAATGAAGATACGAACCAGGCGAACAACGGCGGAAGACGGCAGACTGGCGCTGTGCGTGATG GTCCAGACCAGAGCCAGGTGGGCTGCAGGGAGCTGAGGTCCACAAAGTACATCTCAGATGGCCAGTGTACCAGCATTAACCCCATTAAGGAGCTGGTCTGTGCTGGGGAGTGTCTGCCTGCCCACCTGCTGCCCAACTGGATCGGAGGTGGGAGTTACACTGGCAGGTACTGGAGCCGCCGCGATGCTCAGGAGTGGCGCTGTGTCATTGACAGGACCAGGACCCAACGGATCCGACTGCAGTGCCAGGATGGCAGCTCCAGGACCTACAAGATAACTGTGGTGACATCCTGTAAATGCAAGCGCTACACCAGAGACCAGAATGACTCAGGACACAAGGACACATCTATCCACAGTGGTAAACCGAGGAAAAATCAGAGGAAGGGTGGACTCCCTGAGGAGAGAGCCGGGAGGCAGTCTGACAACTAA